A window of the Dongshaea marina genome harbors these coding sequences:
- the tdh gene encoding L-threonine 3-dehydrogenase, whose translation MKALSKLESAKGIWMTDVPEPELGHNDLLIKINKTAICGTDVHIYNWDEWSQRTIPVPMVVGHEYAGEVVAIGQEVRGFKIGDRVSGEGHITCGHCRNCRAGRTHLCRNTIGVGVNRPGCFAEYLVIPAFNAFKLPDEISDDLAAIFDPFGNAVHTALSFDLVGEDVLITGAGPIGIMAAAVAKHVGARHVVITDMNEYRLDLARKMGVTRAVNVTKEDLKGVMKELGMTEGFDVGLEMSGAPAAFRSMLDTMTHGGKIAMLGIPPSDMHIDWDKVIFKGLFIKGIYGREMFETWYKMAALIQSGLDISPIITHHYDIDDFQKGFDAMCSGQSGKVVLDWTK comes from the coding sequence ATGAAAGCATTATCAAAACTCGAGTCCGCTAAAGGGATCTGGATGACAGATGTCCCCGAACCAGAGTTGGGCCACAACGATCTACTGATTAAAATAAACAAGACCGCCATCTGTGGTACCGATGTTCATATCTACAACTGGGATGAGTGGTCTCAACGCACCATTCCGGTTCCCATGGTGGTTGGCCATGAGTACGCCGGGGAAGTCGTCGCCATCGGCCAGGAAGTCAGGGGCTTCAAAATTGGAGACAGAGTCTCGGGAGAAGGCCATATAACCTGTGGCCACTGCCGTAACTGTCGCGCTGGCCGAACCCACCTGTGTCGCAATACCATAGGCGTCGGGGTTAATCGCCCCGGCTGTTTCGCTGAATACCTGGTGATCCCCGCCTTCAACGCCTTCAAGCTGCCCGATGAGATCTCAGATGATCTGGCCGCTATTTTTGATCCCTTCGGCAATGCCGTGCACACCGCGCTCTCTTTTGATCTGGTCGGAGAAGATGTGCTGATCACGGGTGCCGGTCCCATAGGTATCATGGCCGCAGCCGTTGCCAAGCATGTCGGGGCTCGCCATGTGGTGATCACCGACATGAATGAGTATCGGCTGGATCTGGCGCGCAAGATGGGAGTCACCCGGGCGGTCAACGTCACCAAGGAAGATCTCAAGGGTGTGATGAAAGAGCTCGGGATGACAGAAGGCTTTGATGTGGGCCTGGAGATGTCCGGCGCCCCGGCTGCATTTCGCAGCATGCTCGATACCATGACCCATGGCGGCAAGATAGCCATGCTGGGTATCCCTCCCTCGGATATGCATATCGACTGGGACAAGGTGATCTTCAAGGGCCTGTTCATCAAGGGAATCTATGGCCGTGAGATGTTCGAAACCTGGTATAAGATGGCAGCCCTGATCCAGTCAGGACTGGATATCTCCCCCATCATCACCCACCACTATGATATAGACGACTTCCAGAAGGGCTTTGATGCTATGTGCTCGGGCCAGTCCGGAAAAGTGGTTCTCGACTGGACGAAATAA
- a CDS encoding glycine C-acetyltransferase — translation MVSEFYQHLARQLQQVKEEGLFKSERVITSPQQSSIEVNSEQQVLNFCANNYLGLANHPELIKAAKEGLDTHGFGMASVRFICGTQDNHKLLEQKLSSFLGTEDTILYTSCFDANGGLFETLLDPEDAVISDALNHASIIDGVRLCKAKRYRYANNDLADLETQLKQADADGSRFKLIATDGVFSMDGVIANLKGICDLADKYDAMVMVDDSHAVGFVGDNGRGTHEYCDVINRVDIITGTLGKAMGGASGGYTSGRKEVIDWLRQRSRPYLFSNSVAPAIVSASIRVIEMLEEGAELRETVKQNSQYFREKMLAAGFTLAGADHAIIPVMLGDAKLASEMADRLLAEGIYVIGFSFPVVPKGQARIRTQMSAAHTREQLDKAIDAFTRIGKELGVI, via the coding sequence ATTGTGTCTGAGTTTTATCAACATCTGGCCCGGCAACTGCAACAGGTTAAAGAGGAAGGACTCTTCAAAAGCGAACGAGTGATCACCTCACCTCAACAGTCATCCATTGAGGTTAACTCTGAACAGCAGGTACTGAATTTTTGTGCCAACAACTATCTGGGTCTGGCAAACCACCCGGAGCTGATTAAGGCGGCCAAAGAGGGGCTGGATACCCATGGCTTCGGAATGGCTTCGGTCCGCTTTATCTGTGGCACTCAGGATAACCATAAGCTGCTGGAACAAAAGCTCAGCAGCTTTTTGGGCACTGAAGACACAATTCTCTATACCTCCTGCTTCGATGCCAACGGCGGCCTCTTTGAAACCCTGCTCGACCCGGAAGATGCGGTGATCTCTGATGCACTGAACCACGCTTCGATCATCGACGGAGTTCGTCTGTGTAAGGCCAAGCGCTACCGTTATGCCAACAATGACCTGGCCGATCTTGAAACTCAACTCAAACAAGCCGATGCCGATGGTTCACGCTTTAAACTGATCGCCACCGATGGCGTCTTCTCCATGGATGGGGTCATTGCCAACCTCAAGGGGATCTGTGACCTCGCAGACAAGTACGATGCCATGGTGATGGTCGATGACTCCCATGCCGTTGGCTTCGTCGGAGATAATGGTCGTGGTACCCATGAGTATTGCGACGTCATTAACCGTGTCGACATCATCACCGGTACCCTGGGCAAGGCGATGGGTGGAGCCTCCGGTGGCTACACCTCCGGTCGTAAAGAGGTGATCGACTGGCTGCGTCAGCGCTCTCGTCCCTACCTTTTCTCCAACTCTGTGGCTCCTGCGATCGTTAGTGCCTCGATTCGCGTCATCGAGATGCTCGAAGAAGGAGCCGAACTGCGTGAAACCGTCAAGCAGAATAGTCAGTACTTCCGTGAGAAGATGTTGGCGGCAGGCTTCACCCTGGCAGGTGCCGACCATGCGATCATTCCTGTGATGCTGGGGGATGCCAAGCTGGCATCCGAGATGGCGGATCGCCTGTTGGCCGAAGGCATCTATGTCATCGGCTTCTCCTTCCCCGTCGTACCTAAGGGACAGGCTAGGATCCGGACCCAGATGTCAGCGGCCCATACCCGCGAGCAACTGGACAAGGCAATTGACGCCTTCACCCGCATCGGCAAAGAGCTGGGTGTTATCTAA